In Aspergillus fumigatus Af293 chromosome 4, whole genome shotgun sequence, one genomic interval encodes:
- a CDS encoding short chain dehydrogenase/reductase family, whose product MDTQSLFNVEGKVVLVTGGAKGIGRMISEGYVTNGATVYISSRDAKACEKAVQELNAIGRGKAYAIPANFYKEEECQKLAEEIAKRESKLHVLVNNSGSNWGAPYDEYPSSAWTRVLTLNLHRVFDLTKLLTPLLEKAGAPNDPARIINIGSIDGLRVPALETFAYSASKAGLHHLSRVLAHHLGKRNITSNTLACGPFESKMMAATLEKFRDAIEGANPLGRIGTPQDVAGACLFLSSRAGAYINGATITVDGGSAIAAKM is encoded by the exons ATGGATACCCAGAGTCTCTTCAATGTGGAG GGCAAAGTGGTGCTGGTCACCGGCGGAGCCAAAGGCATTGGGCGTATGATCTCCGAAGGTTACGTCACCAACGGCGCAACAGTTTACATCTCGTCTCGGGATGCCAAGGCTTGCGAGAAGGCTGTGCAGGAGCTGAATGCTATTGGCCGGGGAAAGGCGTATGCTATTCCCGCGAACTTCTacaaggaggaggaatgcCAGAAGCTAGCTGAGGAGATTGCGAAGCGCGAAAGCA AGCTTCATGTCCTCGTGAACAACTCCGGGTCAAACTGGGGTGCTCCTTACGATGAGTATCCCTCGTCTGCATGGACCAGAGTTCTCACTCTGAACCTGCACCGAGTCTTTGATCTCACCAAGCTCCTTACGCCACTTCTCGAGAAGGCCGGTGCGCCGAATGATCCAGCCCGTATCATTAACATTGGTAGCATTGATGGATTGAGGGTTCCGGCTCTGGAGACGTTCGCATACAGCGCGAGCAAGGCTGGCTTACATCATCTGAGCCGTGTCCTCGCGCATCACCTTGGCAAGAGGAATATCAC ATCCAACACCCTTGCTTGCGGTCCCTTCGAGAGCAAGATGATGGCCGCCACCTTGGAGAAATTTCGGGATGCTATTGAAGGCGCTAACCCACTGGGCCGTATTGGCACGCCTCAGGATGTCGCCGGTGCTTGCCTTTTCCTCAGCAGTCGGGCTGGTGCATACATCAATGGCGCGACAATCACGGTGGACGGTGGTAGCGCGATTGCTGCGAAGATGTAG